A single Botrytis cinerea B05.10 chromosome 1, complete sequence DNA region contains:
- the Bcboa3 gene encoding Bcboa3 has product MFAVELLERLGLPTIYLWIGFVLVVLLAYPTYFAIYNLYFHPLRKFPGPLIARSSYIWYAKNWIGGRWPHALSDLHEKYGQVVRIAPDELAFSSAQSWRDIYGHSVKGKKYFRKTDWYAGVGDLPNSISTEPDPQKHSAMRRVLANAFSNSVLKGQADVINKYLDMFVSQIKKHDNPNGIPVEEWFNWLTFDIIGDLTFHESFGAVENARTHFWIHLIINGNFIRSLYPIFQKIPISRLFMKWIIPNMDEIRQQRREHIAHTNSKAMKRANRDDIVQKDFFSFLLGKEGADTSEMFLTAQAHTLIIAGSETTAVTLTAMVSFLLRYPDKMKILIDEVRGAFTDKSQINVEGTLPLEYLFAVIEETLRILPPVPFGLPRTCPGAVIDGHVVPEGTIVSVSPYTASHDVRYWHDPEGWHPERWLPSDHPLHNPVFDQDNKEASKPFSTGPRVCLGVNLAYIELRMTLARLLFEFDMELLSKPVDWNTELDFFQFWKKVETRVKFTSLH; this is encoded by the exons ATGTTTGCAGTTGAATTGCTCGAGCGACTCGGTTTGCCAACTATCTatctttggattggatttgttttAGTAGTC CTTCTAGCATACCCTACATATTTTGCAATTTACAACCTATACTTTCACCCATTGAGAAAGTTTCCAGGGCCACTTATAGCCAGATCCTCATACATCTGGTATGCCAAGAATTG GATTGGAGGAAGATGGCCTCACGCATTATCTGATCTTCATGAGAAGTATG GTCAAGTTGTTCGAATAGCCCCTGATGAGCTTGCATTCAGCTCGGCTCAGTCTTGGAGAGATATCTATGGACATTCAGTGAAGGGCAAGAAGTACTTCAGAAAGACCGACTGGTATGCAGGTGTTGGTGATCTACCAAACTCCATCTCAACAGAGCCAGATCCGCAAAAGCACAGTGCCATGCGCAGAGTATTAGCCAACGCATTTAGCAATTCTGTTCTCAAGGGCCAGGCAGATGTcatcaataaatatttggACATGTTCGTCAGTCAGATCAAGAAACATGACAATCCAAATGGTATTCCAGTCGAAGAATGGTTCAACTGGCTGACATTCGATATT ATCGGGGATCTTACTTTTCATGAATCTTTTGGTGCAGTCGAAAATG CCCGAACACATTTTTGGATTCACTTGATCATCAACGGTAATTTCATTCGAAGTCTCTATCCAATCTTCCAGAAGATCCCGATCAGCAGACTCTTCATGAAATGGATTATTCCAAACATGGATGAGATTCGTCAGCAGCGACGGGAACACATTGCCCATACGAACTCTAAAGCCATGAAACGGGCCAATCGTGATGACATTGTTCAAAAGGATTTTTTCAGCTTCTTACTTGGTAAAGAGGGAGCGGATACTTCGGAAATGTTCTTGACTGCGCAGGCCCACACTCTCATTATCGCTGGATCTGAGACTACAGCTGTCACGCTGACAGCTATGGTATCATTCTTACTTCGTTATCCGGACAAAATGAAGATTCTCATTGACGAAGTGCGTGGCGCATTTACTgacaaatctcaaattaaTGTTGAAGGAACTCTACCCCTAGAATACCTCTTCGCCGTAATCGAGGAAACACTACGCATTCTCCCTCCAGTGCCATTTGGCCTTCCTCGTACGTGCCCTGGGGCAGTCATTGACGGCCATGTGGTTCCAGAAGGGACCATCGTTTCCGTCTCTCCATATACAGCATCTCACGATGTAAGGTATTGGCATGATCCTGAGGGATGGCATCCCGAGCGATGGCTCCCTTCTGACCATCCTCTTCATAATCCCGTATTCGATCAAGATAATAAAGAGGCAAGCAAACCATTTAGTACTGGACCTCGTGTTTGCTTGGGTGTTAATTTAGCATATATCGAGCTAAGGATGACACTCGCGAGGCTATTGTTTGAATTCGATATGGAGTTGCTTAGTAAACCGGTCGATTGGAATACGGAAttggatttctttcaattctggAAGAAAGTTGAGACGAGAGTAAAGTTCACCAGTCTTCATTGA
- the Bcboa1 gene encoding Bcboa1, which yields MVRVAVAGGTGGVGYAIVDALKAQTEHEFIVLSRTESPEYAAKNNVKVVSIDYSDVSQISKILDEHHIHTVISALCIVSKEHSDSQLNLVRGAAGSQSVKRFVPSEYGSAYEEKHALARPSTGLKAVAVKELAKTHLEYTSFVNGLFLDYLCMPTVPSHLAAGIRFFDIPSRTSVGIGSGTVPLVMTHTRDVGRFVVASLSLPKWENRSFIVGDRQSWHDVINIAGKITGEKWTITDEPSKILSGQVIEAPAHRAAYSASLKEHGDWFESGTFSFDPKAPDSVYLNELFPEIIPLTVEDGLKTLISASSS from the exons ATGGTCAGAGTGGCAGTCGCAGGCGGAACTGGTGGGGTTGGTTACGCTATCGTTGACGCCCTCAAAGCACAAACAGAACACGAATTCATTGTTTTGAGTAGAACG GAATCACCCGAATATGCAGCAAAAAACAACGTAAAGGTTGTTTCGATTGATTATTCCGATGTCTCACAAATCTCAAAGATACTCGATGAACATCATATTCATACAGTTATTTCGGCTTTGTGTATTGTTTCAAAAGAGCACAGCGACTCACAGTTGAACCTTGTACGAGGTGCTGCTGGTTCCCAGTCTGTGAAGCGATTCGTGCCTAGTGAGTATGGAAGTGCTTATGAAGAAAA ACATGCGCTCGCTCGCCCAAGCACTGGCCTCAAAGCAGTTGCCGTGAAGGAGCTTGCTAAAACTCACCTCGAATATACTTCTTTCGTCAATGGTCTCTTCTTAGATTATTTGTGTATGCCCACGGTGCCAAGTCATCTTGCAGCTGGAATAAGATTCTTCGACATTCCCAGCAGAACCTCGGTAGGTATTGGATCAGGGACAGTACCTTTGGTTATGACCCATACAAGAGACGTGGGCCGCTTTGTCGTTGCTAGTCTTTCCTTACCGAAGTGGGAGAATAGAAGTTTTATTGTTGGGGACCGACAGTCCTGGCATGATGTGATAAATATAGCAGGGAAAATTACTG GTGAAAAATGGACAATCACTGACGAACCCTCTAAAATTCTTAGTGGGCAGGTCATCGAAGCACCGGCTCATAGGGCTGCATACTCGGCCTCGCTGAAAGAGCATGGAGACTGGTTTGAATCAGGAACATTTAGTTTCGACCCTAAAGCTCCGGATTCCGTGTATCTCAACGAATTGTTCCCAGAAATAATCCCTCTTACGGTAGAAGATGGCCTCAAGACTTTGATTAGTGCTTCCTCTAGCTAG
- the Bcboa2 gene encoding Bcboa2, with protein sequence MSSEKMPIETLQADEHRFAIILGAGAAGIIQGCTFIREKTLPLEEFQILERQSAFGGVWWKNTYPGAACDIPSHEYQISFALNPYWSRTFAPQPEIQKYFEDVALQYELHKSTTFNTEIVEAKWDDSRLLWLVETTDLTTGDTKLWSCHVLIGALGAFTVPKKAPVKNVDAFKGEEWHSVDWPKNANLKGKTVAVIGTGPSACQFIPNIYPEVKSLIVYQRSPGHVLPRNDVVVGSLTKWMFAHIPFLMRFNRWFWMKKDEILRPRLFTVGSWLQKIVISMTRNHLYKQIKDDTLRRKLESKDVFGCKRPLMLSDYYPIFNNDNVELVTDSVTELTENGIKSRNTDTGEEMERETDVLIWGTGYNPVDFGLPVPTKGRSGQLLCDKYQPELFSLYGVAVDDFPNYFNFLGPNSSSFETSVMELFELQAHHNSIATEYLFQKNVGTFRYAIMPKEERVRSWTLSLRPGQAKLPPANPNCKSYYRSKIGHVYRYPYPYWQYKALIAKLDFKRDWVLLQQRIGQKEVKVLEF encoded by the exons ATGTCAAGCGAAAAAATGCCAATCGAGACTCTACAAGCAGATGAACATCGATTTGCCATTATTCTTGGAGCAGGTGCTGCAGGAATTATTCAAGGTTGTACATTCATACGTGAAAAAACGCTTCctcttgaagaatttcagATATTAGAAAGACAAAGTGCGTTTGGGGGAGTCTGGTGGAAGAACACTTATCCCGGTGCTGCGTGTGATATTCCAAGCCACGAGTATCAAATAAGTTTTGCTCTTAATCCTT ACTGGAGTAGAACTTTTGCACCCCAGCCCGAGATCCAAAAATACTTTGAGGACGTAGCATTACAATATGAATTACATAAGTCCACAACTTTCAACACAGAGATTGTAGAGGCCAAGTGGGATGATTCGCGTTTGTTGTGGCTTGTCGAGACTACCGATCTTACCACGGGAGATACAAAACTCTGGAGCTGCCATGTA CTTATCGGCGCTTTAGGAGCATTTACAGTGCCCAAGAAGGCACCTGTGAAAAATGTCGATGCTTTCAAAGGGGAGGAGTGGCATAGTGTGGACTGGCCAAAAAATGCCAATCTCAAGGGAAAGACCGTTGCCGTAATTGGAACAGGACCATCTGCCTGTCAATTTATTCCAAACATTTACCCTGAGGTAAAGTCTTTGATAGTTTATCAAAGAAGCCCAGGACATGTCTTGCCTCGTAACGATGTTGTTGTCGGGTCGTTAACAAAATGGATGTTTGCTCATATACCATTTCTGATGCGGTTTAATCGGTGGTTCTGGATGAAAAAG GATGAAATATTACGTCCGCGTCTATTTACTGTAGGATCATGGCTCCAAAAAATAGTCATCTCGATGACTAGGAACCACCTATACAAACAGATAAAGGATGACACTTTAAGACGGAAACTTGAGTCTAAAGATGTTTTTGGATGCAAACGTCCACTGATGCTCAGTGACTATTATCCGATATTTAACAACGACAACGTAGAGCTTGTGACTGACAGTGTGACTGAACTCACCGAGAATGGCATTAAATCAAGGAATACTGATACAGGCGAGGAGATGGAACGAGAAACTGATGTATTGATTTGGGGTACTG GTTACAATCCCGTCGATTTTGGACTTCCTGTCCCAACAAAAGGACGATCGGGACAACTACTATGCGACAAATACCAACCAGAACTGTTTTCCTTATATG GCGTCGCCGTTGATGATTTTCCAAATTACTTCAACTTTCTTGGTCCGAATAGCTCATCTTTCGAAACCAGCGTCATGGAGCTTTTTGAACTTCAAGCTCATCACAATTCTATCGCAACAGAATATCTCTTTCAGAAGAATGTTGGCACTTTCCGTTATGCTATTATGCCAAAGGAAGAACGCGTAAGATCTTGGACATTATCATTGAGACCAGGGCAAGCAAAATTGCCTCCTGCGAATCCAAATTGCAAAAGTTATTATAGG TCAAAAATAGGACATGTCTATCGATATCCATACCCATATTGGCAGTACAAGGCGTTAATTGCCAAGCTTGACTTCAAGCGTGATTGGGTACTTCTTCAGCAGAGGATAGGACAGAAAGAGGTCAAAGTTCTAGAATTTTAA